Genomic DNA from Neisseria lisongii:
CAAATCCGCCCGACAGCCGCTGCACAGGCCGTCTGAATCCGAACGGCGGCACAAATCGTGGCATAATAGACAGTGCTGCCGCCGCAGCTTTTGCAAAAAAGAGAGAACAGCCATGCCGACCTCCGCTCAAGATGTTTACCTGATTCACGGTTGGGGCGCCAACCGCCATGTTTTTGATGATTTGGCCGACCGCCTGCCGCCGCATTTTACCGTTCACGCCCTCGATTTGCCGGGCCACGGCGGTGCAGCGTTTGGCGATACGTTTGACCTTGCGGGCATTGCCGATTCGTTCGCTACCGAAATCAAACGCCCCGCCCATATTCTCGGCTGGTCGCTCGGCGGCCTGATTGCGCTGCACTTGGCGGCACGCCACCCCGATAAAACCGCTTCGCTCTGCCTGACCGCCGGTTTTGCCAAACTGGGGGCGGCCGACGATTATCCCGAAGGGCTGTGCCAACCGGCACTGCGCAAAATGGTGGCGGCATTTCAACAAAATTATGCCAAGTATATCAAACAGTTTTTACAATTACAGTTGCTGCATACGCAAAATGCGGGCGAAATGCTGGACAAAGTGCTGCCCAACATCGCCCGCCACGGCGCACCGCTGACCTTGGAAGCGGCACTGGATGCGGTCGAACAGGCCGATGCCCGCTCGCTGCTGCCCGATATTTCCGCCCCGACACTGCTGATTTTCGGCGCAAAAGATGCCATCACGCCGCCCCGCATGGGCGAATATCTCAACCGCCATCTGCCAAACAGCACGCTGCA
This window encodes:
- the bioH gene encoding pimeloyl-ACP methyl ester esterase BioH, producing the protein MPTSAQDVYLIHGWGANRHVFDDLADRLPPHFTVHALDLPGHGGAAFGDTFDLAGIADSFATEIKRPAHILGWSLGGLIALHLAARHPDKTASLCLTAGFAKLGAADDYPEGLCQPALRKMVAAFQQNYAKYIKQFLQLQLLHTQNAGEMLDKVLPNIARHGAPLTLEAALDAVEQADARSLLPDISAPTLLIFGAKDAITPPRMGEYLNRHLPNSTLHLIDHAAHAPFLSHAQQFAALWTEFINLNSPL